A stretch of DNA from Myxococcales bacterium:
CGATGCAAAACGGAAAATCGAAAGGGAACAACCAACTGGACGTGGGTCTATCAGGCCTCGGCTCCGAACTCTACGTAACCAAGGGGACATTTTTGCTGCACAGTTAAGGGGACATATTGCCTAAGTATAAACACCCGGCCGGCGGGAATCGGCCGCGGCGCGGCTACAGGTCGGGCTGCAACCGCGGCATCGCGCCGCTGCCCAACCAGTCGAGAAATTTTTTCGTCGTGAAATCGGAAATGCCGCCGGCGAACAGCAGGTCCGCCAGTTGAAACGACGGCTCGAGCGGCGGTTCGGGCACGCTCGGCACGGCCACCACGCGCATGAAGCCGGCCGCCGCCGCCTCCACGCCGAACGCCGAATCCTCGACCACGATGGTCTGCATCGGCTCCGCCCCGAGCCGCCGCGCCGCTTCCAGAAACACGTCCGGCGACGGTTTGCCGCGCGGCACTTCCTCGGCCGAAACCACCACCCGGAAGGCGTTTTGCAGCCCCACCTGTTTGAGCAGGGTCTGGATGACATGGAGCGACGAGCCCGACGCCACCGCCAGGGGATAGCCGCGGTCGCGCAGTTGCGTCACGAGCCGCGCCATTTCAGGAAAAGGTCGCGTTTCGGCCAACGCCAGTTCGAGGTAATAACGGTCCTTCTTTTCCAGCAACTCCGGCAGCTCGGCCTGCAGGCCGAACCGCTCCTTGACGTCGGTCATCATGAAAACGTTGCTGGTGCCGATGTAGCGCCGTTTCATGGCCGGGGTCAGCTCGATGCCGTATTCCGCCAGCAGCCGGCGATCGGCCTCGTAGTAGTTGGGTTCGCTGTCGATCAGCGTGCCGTCGAGATCGAAGACGATCGCCCGGATCGGCGGGTAGGCGTAGGGGCGGACCCGTTCGGCGATTTCGATGCGCCGCCCTTCCGGATCGCGCAGCGCGACTTCCCAATAGCCGTCGCCGGTCAGGCGCGGTTCGGTCAGCCCGTCGACGCCCAGCGCGGCCAGCCGCTCGTGTTCGGCCTTGATGTTCGGCACGGCGAAGGACAGGTGATCCGCCGGCGTCTCGGGCGCCGGCCGATCGGCGTAATGCAGGAGTTCGAGCACCAGGCCGCGCCCGACCAGAAAAACCGTGCGCAAGCCGGGCGTATGCACGCTTTCGTAACGATACAACAGCCGCAGGCCGAAAACGGTGCGGTAGAATTTTTCCATGCGGAACAAATCGCGCACCACGAAGCCGAGATGATTACCGTCCATTGCCATGGGTGCTTCCTCGCGTTGTTGACGGTCCCAGGCCGACCAACCTCGTTTTGTTTTAGCCGGAAAACGGCGGATGTCCAGCCGGGTGCGGGCGCGGTTATTTGCGACGGACGAAACAAAGCGCCGACCAGGCGGCGTCGATCGCACAGATTTTGAAATCGACCAGCCCGGCGGCCAGCCCGGACTCCCGCACCTGCCGCTGGGTCAGGTCGCCGGCCGGAGCGGCCTCTTTCTTGGGCCAGGCGATCCACAACTTGCCGGCGCCGAGCCGCGCGGCCTGCCCGGCGATTTTCGCGGCCAATTCCCGCCGCGTCCGGACAAACCAGATCGTCACCGCGGTCGTCTTGCCCGGCCGTCGGCCAAGGGCAGCGCCCTCCGGCAGTTCGCCGAGGGTCGCCTCGAAATCGGCGGGGGCATGCCGCAGCCAAACGCGGAAATTCGCCTTGATGCCCAGTTTTTTCACGAGCGGCGCGCCGGCGTAACCGGCAAAGCGGGAAGTCGGTTTGCGCGGCGCGACCGGCGGGTGAGTCAGCGCCGTTCGCAACGCCGTCGCAATGGCCTCCCAGTCGGCGTACACCGCGTCCGGCAGCAGGGCGCGGATGCCGGCGACCTTCACCGGATCGCCCGCGACGAAGACTAGCGGCACGCCGCGGGTCGCCTTGGCGTCGCGTACCGCCAGGGCTGCATCGCGGCCCTTCGAGGGGGCGCGGGACAAATCGATCACCACCGCTTCCGGCGGCGTTTCCTTCCAGCGGCGAAGCACTGCCGGGTCGAAAGTGGTCGCCTCGACCCGATATCCCAGGCGCCGCAATTCGGCGGCCCGCGCCGCGCCCGCCGCCGCGTTCCAATGAATCAGGGCGATCGTCATTGCCATCTCCCGTGGGAATAATGCCGCCGACCAAGGTTCAACTTCTCCCCGGACTTGTCAAATCGGCCGCGGTTCCCCTGGCCTGAGAAGCGGCAACCGTGTTAGGCTGACGAAAGCGAATTCGCGACGGAGTGCAACCGTGGAACCGGCGAAGATCGAAGTGACCGTCATCATTCCCTGCTACAACCTAGGCGCGTATGTCAAGGAAGCGGTGGAAAGCGCGCTGGCGCAACGCTGCCCAGCGGTCGAGGTCCTGGTGATCGACGACGGTTCGCGCGACGCCGCGACGGTGCGGGTGCTCGACGAACTGGCCGCCCGCCGGCCGATCCGCCTGATCCGGACGCCGAATCGCGGCGTGGCGGCGGCCCGCAACCAAGGCTTGCAGGAAGCGCGCGGCGAGTTCGTCTGCTTTCTTGACGCCGACGACCGGCTCGAACCCGACGCGCTGGCGACGCTGGCGGCCGCACTCCGTTCGTCGCCCGAGGCCGTCCTGGCCTACCCCTCGGGTTATCGGTTCGGCGCCTACCGGTCCGACCACTGGTATCCGAAGTTCAACCGCCTGCGCCTGCTGACCATCTGCACGATTCCGGTCCCGGCGCTGATCCGGCGCCGCCTGATCGGCCCGGCGCGCTTCCGCACGACGGCGCGCGGCTTCGAATACGAGGATTGGGATTTCTTCATTCAGTTGACCGCGGCGCG
This window harbors:
- a CDS encoding HAD-IA family hydrolase — translated: MAMDGNHLGFVVRDLFRMEKFYRTVFGLRLLYRYESVHTPGLRTVFLVGRGLVLELLHYADRPAPETPADHLSFAVPNIKAEHERLAALGVDGLTEPRLTGDGYWEVALRDPEGRRIEIAERVRPYAYPPIRAIVFDLDGTLIDSEPNYYEADRRLLAEYGIELTPAMKRRYIGTSNVFMMTDVKERFGLQAELPELLEKKDRYYLELALAETRPFPEMARLVTQLRDRGYPLAVASGSSLHVIQTLLKQVGLQNAFRVVVSAEEVPRGKPSPDVFLEAARRLGAEPMQTIVVEDSAFGVEAAAAGFMRVVAVPSVPEPPLEPSFQLADLLFAGGISDFTTKKFLDWLGSGAMPRLQPDL